From Sulfurovum zhangzhouensis, the proteins below share one genomic window:
- a CDS encoding L,D-transpeptidase family protein → MIRTILVIFLVLSTLNAGYFGTTNDMCDGNKYFQCENNYNAVRNLQIALNSDKKLGVKLKVDGTWGEETKSALMAFQENYGLEKADGWVGKRTKEKLDTIYSKVKFPKDIKVVENYKTKKCYSCYSDFRQNVNLRKSFEIYEDKKLLKRANGRNTKLTVDVSEQRVRLYVDGKVALCSPCTTGAKRKFEPNTKIYRDKRTPMGTFKITEKIADKRSSIFGEYYRGKKLVYKGDKRKFSGNKKGLTYQGASLKNWMRLTSSGIGLHASKYIKRYPGTNGCIRLPYKVSQTIFKNVRQGTPVSIVN, encoded by the coding sequence ATGATTAGAACGATATTAGTGATCTTCCTAGTCCTCTCTACGCTTAATGCCGGATATTTCGGCACAACGAATGATATGTGTGACGGTAACAAGTATTTCCAGTGTGAAAATAACTATAACGCGGTCCGCAACCTTCAGATCGCACTTAACAGTGATAAAAAGCTTGGAGTAAAGCTTAAGGTAGATGGGACATGGGGTGAGGAGACCAAGTCTGCACTAATGGCCTTTCAAGAGAACTATGGACTTGAAAAAGCTGATGGATGGGTAGGAAAAAGAACCAAGGAAAAGCTTGATACCATTTACAGTAAAGTAAAGTTTCCAAAGGATATCAAGGTCGTAGAAAACTATAAAACAAAGAAATGTTATAGTTGTTACAGTGACTTTAGACAAAATGTAAATCTGAGAAAAAGTTTTGAGATCTATGAGGATAAAAAACTTCTCAAAAGAGCGAACGGACGCAATACGAAGCTGACAGTAGATGTGTCTGAACAGCGTGTGAGACTCTACGTGGACGGGAAAGTAGCACTCTGTTCTCCATGTACGACCGGCGCTAAGCGCAAGTTTGAGCCAAATACAAAGATATATAGAGATAAACGTACGCCAATGGGAACATTTAAGATCACAGAGAAGATCGCAGATAAACGTTCATCAATTTTCGGTGAGTACTACCGTGGTAAAAAGTTGGTCTATAAAGGTGACAAGCGTAAGTTCAGCGGAAATAAAAAGGGGCTTACCTATCAGGGGGCTTCACTGAAAAACTGGATGCGTCTGACAAGTTCAGGTATCGGACTGCATGCGAGCAAATATATCAAAAGATATCCGGGAACGAATGGATGTATCCGCCTACCTTATAAAGTCTCTCAAACGATCTTTAAAAATGTGCGTCAGGGTACACCTGTATCTATTGTAAATTAA
- a CDS encoding putative quinol monooxygenase produces the protein MSKILYCIAQFTPKEGKFDALFETLKALEPDTLREEGCLSYRVTKKIDNSFAPGESMPIVFNESWASVEAFETHCQRKEIVEFFERECLAEDGLVAAYNVTAYSDE, from the coding sequence ATGTCCAAGATTCTTTACTGTATAGCTCAGTTTACTCCCAAAGAGGGAAAGTTTGACGCCTTGTTTGAAACACTTAAAGCGCTTGAACCGGATACACTAAGAGAAGAGGGGTGCCTCTCTTACCGCGTGACCAAAAAGATTGATAATTCATTTGCACCGGGTGAGAGTATGCCTATAGTATTTAACGAAAGCTGGGCCAGTGTAGAGGCATTTGAAACACATTGTCAAAGAAAGGAGATCGTTGAGTTTTTTGAAAGGGAGTGTCTGGCAGAAGATGGACTGGTAGCAGCCTATAATGTGACGGCGTATAGTGATGAATAG
- a CDS encoding ankyrin repeat domain-containing protein — translation MTLYAFASQYPVLQKKEELLLNSGFDREIDPFKVVAYFIKKGDLEIIRELIESGYDINSAESGDFGSSLLHNAIRYDQMEIFHYLLDQGADIDFVDAVGWTPLMEAIIDAKPAYGKILVDKGCNQNIANKRGVTAKQMAQMFGQHEFLIFLD, via the coding sequence ATGACACTTTACGCTTTTGCTTCACAATACCCGGTTCTTCAAAAGAAAGAGGAACTACTGCTTAATAGCGGATTTGACAGAGAAATCGATCCCTTTAAAGTCGTTGCATACTTTATCAAAAAAGGTGACCTGGAGATCATTAGAGAATTGATTGAATCAGGATATGATATCAACAGTGCTGAAAGTGGTGACTTTGGTTCTTCACTGCTGCATAATGCCATTCGCTACGACCAGATGGAGATATTTCATTATTTACTTGATCAAGGAGCAGACATTGATTTTGTAGATGCAGTAGGCTGGACACCGCTGATGGAAGCGATCATTGACGCTAAACCTGCTTATGGAAAGATACTTGTAGACAAAGGTTGTAATCAGAATATCGCTAATAAAAGAGGCGTAACGGCTAAACAGATGGCACAAATGTTCGGGCAGCATGAGTTCTTGATCTTTTTAGACTAA
- a CDS encoding APC family permease — MPSNDQAKLKRSVNLPMLVFYGLGNIFGAGIYVLIGKMAGIAGMYVPFSFLLACVVVFFTALSYAELSARFPLSAGEAVYVYEGFGSPAFSRGIGLLISFAGLLSSATILQGFHGYLSTFIALPEIVTILILVVILSMIAIWGIMQSMILAFGLTLAEIIGLVLVIYAGIGYIEPESISLEVLIPPLEISVLISIILGGFLAFYAFVGFEDMVNIAEEVKNPTKTMPRAIIITLVIATLFYIVVALVSVLVITPEILSNTAAPLAKVYETATGKSAGVLSIIAMVAVLNGALIQIIMASRIFYGMSKQNWLPTFLSSINPKTHTPVASTILSGALVFLFATFFDLLTLAQFSSFVIFIVFTLVNLSLILIKYKTPYPDEGVRTYPLFVPVMAILLNLVMLGFQIMSVI; from the coding sequence ATGCCATCAAATGACCAAGCTAAATTAAAACGTAGTGTCAACCTGCCTATGCTTGTCTTTTATGGACTTGGCAATATCTTTGGTGCAGGGATCTATGTCCTTATCGGTAAGATGGCAGGCATTGCCGGGATGTATGTGCCTTTTTCATTCTTGTTGGCATGTGTGGTAGTCTTCTTCACTGCGCTGAGTTATGCTGAACTGTCTGCACGTTTTCCTCTCAGTGCAGGGGAAGCGGTTTATGTATATGAAGGGTTCGGCTCTCCTGCATTCTCTCGGGGGATAGGACTGTTGATCTCATTTGCCGGATTACTCTCATCTGCGACGATACTTCAGGGCTTCCACGGCTATCTCAGTACCTTTATTGCATTGCCGGAGATCGTAACTATCTTGATACTGGTAGTCATTCTTAGCATGATCGCAATATGGGGGATAATGCAGTCGATGATCTTGGCATTTGGATTGACACTTGCCGAGATCATAGGATTAGTTTTAGTGATCTATGCAGGTATAGGGTATATAGAACCGGAGAGTATATCTTTGGAGGTGTTGATACCGCCTTTAGAGATTTCTGTTCTCATTTCGATCATCCTTGGAGGATTTTTAGCCTTTTATGCATTTGTAGGCTTTGAAGATATGGTCAATATCGCCGAAGAGGTGAAAAACCCTACTAAAACGATGCCTCGTGCAATTATCATTACACTTGTGATTGCTACACTCTTTTATATTGTTGTTGCACTGGTCTCCGTCCTAGTCATTACTCCAGAAATACTGTCAAATACTGCTGCTCCATTGGCAAAGGTTTATGAGACTGCAACCGGAAAGAGTGCAGGTGTATTAAGTATCATAGCTATGGTTGCCGTGCTTAATGGGGCATTGATACAGATCATTATGGCTTCTAGGATTTTTTACGGTATGAGTAAACAAAATTGGCTGCCTACGTTTCTAAGCAGTATAAATCCCAAAACACACACACCTGTGGCATCGACGATACTGAGTGGAGCACTTGTCTTTCTTTTTGCAACTTTTTTTGATCTTTTGACACTGGCACAGTTTAGCAGTTTTGTTATTTTTATCGTCTTTACATTGGTCAATCTCTCATTGATACTTATCAAATACAAAACACCTTATCCTGATGAGGGTGTGCGTACCTATCCACTTTTTGTACCTGTAATGGCGATACTGCTTAATCTTGTTATGCTCGGATTTCAGATCATGTCGGTTATTTAG
- a CDS encoding flavodoxin family protein codes for MKVLAISGSYRSDGITEQVIKIMEDTLRLSGVEVETIMLREYPIEFCLNCRACTQEPGTAPGKCVQEDKMQELIEKMEEADALILASPTNFGTVTALFKRFMERLVAYAYWPWGIPTPQYRKNQAIQKKAVLVSSCAAPSILAYLFSDTIKRLKYAAKTIGAKTVGTMYIGLIAGEEHHKLSEGDKKRAEKLARKLL; via the coding sequence ATGAAAGTCCTTGCGATAAGCGGTTCATATCGTTCAGACGGTATCACAGAACAGGTCATTAAAATCATGGAAGATACACTGCGGTTATCGGGTGTAGAAGTAGAGACAATTATGCTTCGTGAATATCCCATAGAATTCTGTCTGAATTGCCGTGCTTGTACCCAGGAACCGGGTACTGCTCCGGGAAAATGCGTACAAGAAGACAAGATGCAGGAACTCATTGAAAAGATGGAGGAAGCTGATGCTTTAATCCTGGCCTCACCAACAAATTTTGGTACAGTGACGGCACTTTTCAAGCGTTTTATGGAAAGGCTGGTAGCCTATGCCTACTGGCCTTGGGGTATACCGACACCTCAATACAGAAAAAACCAAGCTATACAAAAAAAAGCCGTTTTAGTCTCTAGCTGTGCAGCTCCAAGTATACTGGCATACCTCTTTTCAGACACAATAAAACGGCTTAAATATGCAGCAAAGACAATCGGGGCAAAAACAGTCGGTACAATGTATATTGGTCTGATCGCGGGGGAAGAGCATCATAAACTCTCAGAAGGTGATAAAAAAAGAGCTGAAAAGCTAGCCCGAAAGCTACTTTAG
- a CDS encoding OmpP1/FadL family transporter gives MKRKGKLLVRAGIALSMITVTTLHATNGDTLISVGAKARGMGGAGIAVSHCAESTLQNPALITCTEGTFISFGGTVFMPDISANMGMAAEHESDADMNVIPSVSISHKFNDNWYLGIGMWGTAGMGVDYRDAPQIPGMDSGNMHMVSNLQLMQFGISAAYKTNGLSLAVTPILQYGSLDINYNGFDGSSIGDGVAQDLNFGINFGAAYDFSNGLTLGAVYKSKIDMDYSNQLSNATQPFVDLGIFPGAMENHLEQPAEIGFGVGYKIENHTFAVDYKKIQWSDAKGYKDFGWADQNVMSYGYQYNRDNWAVRIGYNHAAHPIDEMPSAPTSVVTPANYPYAAGNAINLFNLLGFPATAKTHITVGGTYEFTDTFSLDLAYVHAPQTTTTMNTIVGYSDNGTPVNPDDDALYIGESSVKHMEDSLSFQLNYQF, from the coding sequence ATGAAAAGAAAAGGGAAACTGTTGGTACGTGCAGGTATAGCACTCTCAATGATCACTGTAACTACACTGCATGCAACCAATGGGGATACATTGATTTCAGTAGGGGCAAAAGCAAGAGGTATGGGGGGAGCAGGTATCGCTGTTAGCCACTGTGCAGAATCTACTTTGCAAAACCCGGCACTTATCACCTGTACCGAGGGTACTTTTATTTCCTTTGGAGGTACTGTATTCATGCCTGATATCAGTGCAAATATGGGTATGGCTGCAGAACATGAAAGTGATGCCGACATGAATGTCATTCCTTCAGTATCTATCTCACATAAATTCAATGATAATTGGTATCTTGGTATCGGTATGTGGGGAACTGCAGGTATGGGTGTTGACTATAGAGATGCACCACAGATACCTGGAATGGATTCAGGCAATATGCATATGGTTAGCAACTTGCAATTGATGCAATTTGGTATCTCTGCTGCCTATAAAACCAATGGGCTAAGTCTTGCGGTTACTCCTATTCTTCAATACGGTTCACTTGATATTAACTATAACGGATTTGATGGCAGCAGTATAGGGGATGGTGTTGCACAGGATCTTAACTTCGGAATTAACTTCGGTGCCGCTTATGACTTCTCGAACGGTTTGACGCTTGGAGCTGTGTATAAATCTAAAATTGATATGGATTATAGCAACCAACTTTCTAATGCTACACAGCCGTTTGTAGATCTTGGTATCTTCCCGGGAGCAATGGAGAATCATTTGGAACAACCTGCCGAAATCGGTTTTGGTGTCGGGTATAAAATTGAAAACCATACTTTTGCTGTGGACTATAAAAAGATCCAATGGTCTGATGCAAAAGGATATAAAGATTTTGGTTGGGCTGACCAAAATGTTATGTCATATGGTTACCAATACAATAGAGACAACTGGGCAGTAAGAATTGGATATAACCATGCTGCTCATCCAATAGATGAAATGCCGAGTGCACCTACTTCTGTAGTGACACCGGCAAACTATCCTTATGCAGCAGGTAATGCGATCAATCTATTCAATCTTCTTGGATTCCCGGCAACGGCAAAGACACATATAACTGTGGGTGGTACCTATGAATTTACGGATACTTTCTCACTTGACCTTGCATATGTACATGCACCGCAAACTACAACAACAATGAACACTATCGTTGGATATAGTGATAATGGAACACCGGTAAATCCAGATGATGATGCGCTCTATATCGGTGAATCAAGTGTCAAACATATGGAAGACTCGCTCTCTTTCCAACTTAACTATCAGTTCTAA
- a CDS encoding SMI1/KNR4 family protein has product MPFNLAEEQIAQAEKELDAKLPYEYREAMKLNNGGEASTDEDDWEFYPIKDTSDRKRLSRTCNHIINETKSCRGFGNFPENALAIASNGFGDQMVFLKEDGQYLNTVYLWLHETGEIQELAESFNAI; this is encoded by the coding sequence GTGCCATTTAATTTAGCGGAAGAGCAGATAGCCCAAGCAGAAAAAGAACTTGACGCAAAGCTACCTTATGAATACCGTGAAGCAATGAAATTGAATAATGGTGGAGAAGCATCAACGGATGAAGACGATTGGGAGTTTTATCCAATCAAAGATACTTCAGATAGAAAACGTCTTTCACGTACTTGTAATCATATCATCAATGAAACTAAGTCGTGCCGAGGTTTTGGTAATTTCCCTGAAAATGCATTAGCTATCGCCAGTAATGGATTTGGTGATCAAATGGTTTTTCTAAAAGAAGATGGTCAATATCTAAATACAGTGTATCTGTGGCTACATGAAACTGGTGAAATTCAAGAATTAGCAGAATCATTCAATGCAATTTAA
- the aspS gene encoding aspartate--tRNA ligase, whose amino-acid sequence MRTHYCAQVNETHIGEEVTVAGWVSSRRDHGGLIFIDLRDKDEVVQLVCDPADSAEAHKLAEDVRDQFVLIATGKVRARGEGLENPRLKTGKIEIVVEKLVIENRSKPMPFDLGDERVNEEIKLKHRYLELRTQKSYDIFKLRSKATIAARNALDELGFLEVETPIITKSTPEGARDYLVPSRVHHGEFYALPQSPQLFKQLLMVGGFDRYFQIAKCFRDEDLRADRQPEFTQIDVEMSFCDQEDVIAIAEKLLHDVFTACGFDIPATFKRMPHFEAMEKYGSDKPDMRYDLAMVDVIDIFERCDNEIFSNIAKSPKKNRIKALRVPKGDEIFSKRQMKGFEDYVRKFGAQGLGYFQMKEDGLKGPLTKFFTDEDIQLIIDRCELEVGDAVFFGAGEKKLVWDYMGRFRIFLAETMEIIPKDKFEFLWVVDFPMFEVEDGQVKALHHPFTQPKSLDYEDIEEIESIAYDIVLNGTELGGGSIRIHKEDIQSEIFKLLGIGEEEAQDKFGFLLDALKYGAPPHGGFAIGLDRLIMLMTGASSIRDVIAFPKTQKAQCLLTQAPSEVDPEQLKELHLRVRQQPAT is encoded by the coding sequence GTGAGAACACATTATTGTGCCCAAGTAAATGAAACACACATCGGTGAAGAAGTAACGGTAGCAGGTTGGGTTTCCAGCCGTAGAGACCATGGTGGACTGATCTTTATCGACCTTAGAGACAAAGATGAAGTAGTACAGCTTGTATGTGACCCTGCTGACAGTGCTGAAGCTCATAAGTTGGCTGAAGATGTTAGAGACCAATTCGTACTGATTGCTACAGGTAAAGTAAGAGCAAGAGGTGAAGGTCTGGAGAACCCGAGACTGAAAACAGGTAAGATCGAGATCGTTGTAGAAAAGCTCGTGATCGAGAACCGTTCCAAGCCGATGCCGTTTGACCTTGGTGATGAGAGAGTAAATGAAGAGATCAAACTCAAACACAGATACCTTGAACTCCGTACACAAAAGTCTTACGATATCTTCAAGCTTAGATCAAAAGCTACGATCGCTGCTAGAAACGCTCTTGATGAACTTGGATTCCTTGAAGTTGAGACACCTATCATTACAAAATCTACACCGGAAGGTGCAAGAGACTACCTTGTACCAAGCCGTGTACACCATGGTGAGTTCTATGCATTGCCACAGTCTCCGCAACTCTTTAAACAGCTTTTGATGGTGGGTGGTTTTGACAGATACTTCCAGATCGCTAAATGTTTCAGAGATGAAGACCTTAGAGCAGACAGACAGCCGGAATTTACACAAATAGACGTTGAGATGAGCTTCTGTGATCAAGAAGATGTAATCGCGATCGCTGAAAAACTGCTTCATGATGTCTTTACAGCATGTGGGTTTGATATCCCTGCTACATTTAAACGTATGCCACACTTTGAAGCAATGGAGAAGTATGGATCGGATAAACCTGATATGCGTTATGACCTTGCGATGGTGGATGTGATCGATATCTTTGAAAGATGTGACAATGAGATCTTCTCAAATATCGCAAAATCACCGAAAAAGAACCGTATCAAAGCGCTACGCGTTCCAAAAGGTGATGAGATCTTCTCTAAACGTCAGATGAAAGGTTTTGAGGACTACGTTCGCAAGTTCGGTGCACAAGGTCTTGGATACTTCCAAATGAAAGAAGACGGACTTAAAGGACCGCTTACAAAGTTCTTCACGGATGAAGATATCCAATTGATCATCGACAGATGTGAACTTGAAGTAGGTGATGCTGTATTCTTCGGTGCCGGTGAGAAAAAACTTGTATGGGATTACATGGGTAGATTCCGTATCTTCCTTGCTGAAACAATGGAGATCATCCCTAAAGACAAGTTTGAATTCCTGTGGGTTGTTGACTTCCCTATGTTTGAAGTTGAGGATGGTCAAGTTAAAGCACTTCACCACCCGTTCACACAGCCAAAATCACTTGACTATGAAGATATAGAAGAGATCGAATCAATCGCTTATGACATCGTACTGAACGGTACAGAGCTTGGTGGAGGTTCTATCCGTATCCATAAAGAAGATATCCAATCAGAGATCTTCAAACTTCTTGGAATCGGAGAAGAAGAAGCACAAGATAAATTCGGCTTCCTACTGGATGCACTCAAATACGGTGCACCGCCGCACGGTGGATTTGCGATCGGTCTAGACAGACTTATCATGTTGATGACAGGAGCAAGCTCTATTCGTGATGTTATCGCATTCCCTAAAACACAGAAAGCACAATGTCTTCTGACACAGGCACCAAGTGAAGTAGATCCTGAGCAGCTTAAAGAGCTACACCTCAGAGTAAGACAACAACCGGCAACATAA
- a CDS encoding AI-2E family transporter, whose protein sequence is MKERSFNIGYIVLIMAAVVIVLAGIKAAAVIIVPFLLAFFLAVILSPFYLWLKSKKINDVFALMIVVSLLIAIVTILFVLVGNSVQDFTNNVPAYEAKLHAELLTLLEKLQTWGIEVPKEDILNLFNMQSVMQYIATTLKSLGSLVTQSFMIILTVVFMLMEISQFSKKLAQTNYNSLEKFIDISNSIKRYLLLKFFISAATGVVITVGLKLFDIHYAVLWGLIALLLNFIPTIGSIIAGVPAVLMAMVQYDISNAVGVAVLYIVVNVVIGSILDPRIMGKGLGLSTLIVFLSLIFWGWLLGPIGMLLSVPLTIMIKIALSTQPNTQWIAIMLGSGEEKVKRS, encoded by the coding sequence ATGAAAGAAAGATCATTCAACATTGGATATATTGTATTGATCATGGCTGCAGTTGTGATCGTACTTGCAGGTATCAAAGCTGCAGCAGTAATCATCGTGCCATTTTTGCTTGCATTCTTTCTTGCCGTCATTCTCTCTCCTTTTTATCTCTGGCTCAAATCAAAGAAGATCAATGATGTTTTTGCACTCATGATTGTTGTCTCCTTGCTTATAGCTATCGTTACGATACTTTTTGTTCTGGTAGGAAATTCAGTTCAGGATTTTACCAACAACGTACCTGCATACGAAGCAAAATTGCATGCAGAGCTGCTTACACTCCTTGAAAAACTTCAAACATGGGGTATAGAGGTACCAAAAGAAGATATTCTCAATCTTTTCAATATGCAAAGTGTCATGCAGTATATTGCCACGACCCTAAAAAGCCTTGGTTCACTTGTTACCCAATCCTTTATGATCATACTGACCGTAGTTTTTATGCTTATGGAGATCTCACAGTTCAGTAAGAAGCTTGCACAAACAAACTACAATTCATTAGAGAAATTCATTGATATTAGTAACAGTATCAAACGCTATCTTCTACTCAAATTTTTTATCTCTGCTGCAACGGGTGTCGTGATCACGGTAGGACTCAAACTTTTTGATATTCATTATGCAGTGCTTTGGGGATTGATCGCATTGTTGCTGAACTTTATTCCAACAATTGGTTCGATCATTGCCGGAGTGCCTGCCGTACTTATGGCCATGGTTCAGTACGATATCTCTAATGCCGTTGGAGTAGCCGTACTCTATATCGTAGTGAATGTGGTGATAGGTTCCATTTTGGATCCGCGTATCATGGGTAAAGGTCTTGGTCTCTCTACACTGATAGTCTTTTTATCATTGATCTTCTGGGGTTGGCTGCTTGGCCCTATAGGAATGCTGCTTTCTGTACCGCTTACCATTATGATCAAGATCGCACTAAGTACACAACCCAATACACAATGGATCGCTATAATGCTTGGTTCTGGAGAGGAAAAAGTTAAGCGTTCATGA
- a CDS encoding exodeoxyribonuclease III yields MNKLTFISWNVNGIRAVDKKEALKWIDEHEIDFLGLQEIKAEADQIPETIFDREFKFQSINSSSKKGQSGVALYTDIKGNPDSCDHVDILSEGRINEYHFGDIAFFNVYFPNGQSSDERLVYKMEFYDRFLEHINDLRKQGKSIVVCGDVNTAHREIDLARPKANEGTSGFLPMERAWMDKLISHGYIDTFRHIHGDMPERYSWWSYRAGARGRNVGWRIDYFFVSDDLKDRILEAEIMDEIMGSDHCPVKLVLSV; encoded by the coding sequence ATGAACAAACTTACTTTTATCTCCTGGAATGTCAACGGTATACGTGCTGTGGACAAAAAAGAAGCACTCAAATGGATCGATGAGCATGAAATAGACTTTTTGGGACTGCAGGAGATCAAGGCTGAAGCTGACCAGATCCCTGAGACGATCTTTGATCGTGAGTTTAAATTCCAAAGCATTAACTCTTCTTCTAAGAAAGGGCAGTCAGGGGTAGCGCTTTATACAGATATTAAAGGAAACCCTGATAGCTGTGATCATGTGGATATCCTTAGTGAGGGACGTATCAATGAGTACCACTTTGGAGATATCGCTTTTTTCAATGTCTATTTTCCAAACGGGCAGAGCAGTGATGAACGTTTGGTGTATAAGATGGAATTTTATGATCGCTTCCTGGAGCATATCAATGACCTTAGAAAACAAGGCAAGTCGATCGTTGTTTGCGGCGATGTCAATACTGCACACCGCGAGATAGACCTTGCCCGTCCTAAAGCAAACGAAGGTACTTCAGGCTTTTTGCCTATGGAGCGTGCATGGATGGACAAGCTCATTTCTCACGGATATATCGATACCTTCCGACACATCCACGGTGATATGCCAGAGCGTTATAGCTGGTGGAGCTATAGGGCAGGTGCAAGGGGAAGAAATGTCGGCTGGAGGATTGACTACTTCTTTGTTTCTGATGATCTAAAAGACCGTATATTAGAGGCTGAGATCATGGATGAGATCATGGGAAGTGATCACTGTCCTGTAAAGCTGGTACTTAGCGTCTAG
- a CDS encoding adenylate kinase has translation MKKLFLIIGAPGSGKTTDASIIAGKHEDIVHYSTGDMLREEVASGSELGQTIESYISKGALVPLDIIVNTIVSAINNAPVDTILIDGYPRSTEQMTAFDEIVSKEDNIELTSVIEVRVSEAVARERILGRAAEAAPGEQRSDDSEEVFNDRMKIYTDPLAEIQAFYTEKNLLKVIDGERTLDPIVADMEAFILDNK, from the coding sequence ATGAAAAAACTATTTTTGATCATCGGAGCACCAGGTTCAGGTAAAACAACAGATGCAAGTATCATTGCAGGAAAACATGAAGATATCGTACACTACTCTACAGGTGATATGCTTCGTGAAGAAGTTGCTAGCGGAAGTGAGCTTGGACAGACGATCGAAAGCTATATTTCAAAGGGTGCACTTGTACCACTTGACATCATCGTAAACACTATCGTATCAGCGATCAACAATGCTCCGGTTGATACAATCCTTATCGACGGTTACCCAAGAAGTACTGAGCAGATGACTGCATTTGATGAGATCGTTTCAAAAGAAGATAATATCGAGCTTACTTCAGTGATCGAAGTAAGAGTAAGCGAAGCGGTTGCAAGAGAGCGTATCCTTGGACGTGCAGCTGAGGCAGCACCGGGTGAACAAAGAAGTGATGACAGTGAAGAGGTATTTAACGACCGTATGAAGATCTATACTGATCCATTGGCAGAGATCCAGGCATTCTACACTGAGAAAAACCTTCTTAAAGTAATCGATGGAGAAAGAACACTTGATCCTATCGTTGCAGATATGGAAGCATTTATTTTAGACAATAAATAA
- a CDS encoding class I SAM-dependent methyltransferase gives MSLEDKEKWDKKHIEAPIPTEPIDLVTNFAKLAPGKQALDIACGMGRHTRYLVSQGFHVDALDISSTAIDSLQGIDNISAKEVDFDTHTLEENKYDLIVCTYFLDRRLFPQIEKALKPGGIFIYETFMYHPDNDRSTSNRTFLLEEGELEATFDERYDIMHIREYWDNDYKGARTMIGQLVAKKKAGGMTIEDFWS, from the coding sequence ATGTCACTAGAAGACAAAGAAAAATGGGACAAAAAACACATTGAGGCTCCTATTCCCACAGAACCTATCGATCTGGTAACCAATTTTGCAAAACTGGCACCGGGCAAACAGGCCCTTGATATCGCATGCGGCATGGGAAGACATACCCGATATTTGGTATCACAGGGCTTTCATGTCGATGCCCTGGATATTAGCTCCACTGCGATCGACTCACTACAGGGAATTGATAATATCTCTGCTAAAGAGGTGGATTTTGACACCCATACACTCGAGGAGAACAAATATGATCTTATCGTATGTACTTACTTTCTTGACCGAAGACTCTTTCCGCAGATCGAAAAGGCACTCAAACCGGGTGGCATTTTTATCTATGAAACCTTTATGTACCATCCTGACAACGACCGCTCTACGTCCAACCGTACCTTTCTTCTGGAAGAAGGAGAATTGGAAGCAACTTTTGATGAGAGATATGACATCATGCATATACGTGAATACTGGGATAACGACTACAAAGGTGCCAGAACGATGATAGGACAGTTAGTAGCCAAGAAAAAAGCCGGCGGAATGACCATAGAGGACTTCTGGTCATAA
- the upp gene encoding uracil phosphoribosyltransferase, producing MITELKHPVLKTLINHLRESQTDALRFRHIVHDIARLMAYEALSTEPSIEREIDTWNGKRTFEFIDEENLLFVSILRAGLPMIESVTALFPNASSGFLAMRRDEKTHQSVIYYDRIPECKGKTVILLDPMVATGGSLCDAISVVKHKEPAKIISLNLIGSPEGLDVVDQKHPDIHLFIAHIDEKLDSNMYIYPGLGDAGDRSYNTKD from the coding sequence ATGATTACAGAACTCAAACATCCAGTTTTAAAAACCTTGATCAATCATCTAAGAGAGAGCCAAACCGATGCATTGCGTTTTAGACATATCGTGCATGATATTGCACGACTTATGGCATATGAGGCTCTTAGTACTGAACCGTCAATAGAACGAGAGATTGATACATGGAACGGTAAAAGAACCTTTGAGTTTATAGATGAAGAAAATCTGCTCTTTGTTTCAATACTGCGTGCAGGACTTCCAATGATAGAGTCGGTTACCGCACTGTTCCCTAACGCATCCTCAGGCTTTTTGGCAATGCGGAGAGATGAGAAGACACATCAAAGTGTGATCTATTATGACCGAATACCTGAGTGTAAAGGCAAGACCGTTATCTTACTTGATCCGATGGTCGCAACAGGCGGATCATTGTGTGATGCGATCAGTGTAGTAAAACATAAAGAACCTGCAAAGATCATCTCCCTCAATCTTATCGGATCCCCTGAAGGACTGGATGTGGTGGATCAGAAACATCCGGATATCCATCTTTTTATAGCACATATCGATGAAAAACTTGATAGTAACATGTATATCTACCCTGGATTAGGGGATGCAGGAGACAGGTCTTATAATACTAAAGATTGA